From Streptomyces durmitorensis, a single genomic window includes:
- a CDS encoding LVIVD repeat-containing protein codes for MTLLNNPRTRRRRFGVGAAALGLIAALFSAAPAGATPDPGDSPAAPKSVSKSDAADAKAAIKSGKIPAPDEIVHSDNIKHLANIPKDALPGTNSDLAFQGKYAFAGNYDGFRIFDISNPKKPRTVSQVLCPGSQNDISVSGNLLFLSTDSSRSDNSCSSTSQPATEKSSWEGMKVFDISDKANPRYVSAVETACGSHTHTLVPEKRNVYVYVSSYSPSATFPDCQPPHDGISVIKVPRKAPQKAAVVDFPVLFPGEGPDGGGNPGGPTNPGVSKTTGCHDITVLPSKDLAAGACMGDGILFSVKDPENPKVIDRVQDNKNFAFWHSATFNQKADKVVFTDELGGGGAATCDEATGPERGANGIYDVTGKGDKRKLVFKSYYKIPRHQAATENCVAHNGSLIPVKGKDLMVQAWYQGGVSVWDFTNSSKPKEIGYFERGPLSADTIQTGGSWSAYYYNGYVYSNDIAKGFDVLKIDDKRTDPAERVRVRELNVQTQPDYFD; via the coding sequence GTGACCCTGTTGAACAACCCCCGAACACGGCGCAGACGCTTCGGCGTCGGCGCGGCCGCGCTCGGTCTGATTGCCGCACTGTTCAGCGCGGCGCCCGCCGGAGCGACGCCCGACCCGGGCGACTCGCCCGCCGCGCCCAAGAGCGTGTCGAAGAGTGACGCCGCCGACGCGAAGGCGGCGATCAAGAGCGGCAAGATACCGGCGCCCGACGAGATCGTGCACTCGGACAACATCAAACATCTCGCCAACATCCCCAAGGACGCGCTGCCGGGGACCAACTCCGACCTCGCGTTCCAGGGGAAGTACGCCTTCGCAGGCAACTACGACGGCTTCCGTATCTTCGACATCAGCAACCCGAAGAAGCCGCGGACCGTCTCCCAGGTCCTGTGCCCCGGCTCGCAGAACGACATCTCCGTCTCCGGGAACCTGCTCTTCCTCTCCACCGACTCCTCGCGCAGCGACAACTCCTGCAGCAGCACCTCGCAGCCCGCGACCGAGAAGTCCTCGTGGGAGGGCATGAAGGTCTTCGACATCAGCGACAAGGCCAACCCGAGGTACGTCTCCGCCGTCGAGACCGCCTGCGGCTCGCACACGCACACCCTGGTGCCGGAGAAGCGGAACGTCTACGTGTACGTCTCCTCGTACTCCCCGAGCGCGACGTTCCCGGACTGCCAGCCGCCGCACGACGGCATCTCCGTCATCAAGGTGCCCCGCAAGGCCCCGCAGAAGGCGGCGGTCGTCGACTTCCCCGTGCTCTTCCCGGGTGAGGGCCCCGACGGCGGCGGCAACCCGGGCGGGCCCACCAACCCGGGCGTCTCCAAGACCACCGGCTGCCACGACATCACCGTGCTGCCCTCCAAGGATCTCGCGGCGGGCGCCTGCATGGGCGACGGCATCCTGTTCTCCGTCAAGGACCCGGAGAACCCGAAGGTCATCGACCGCGTCCAGGACAACAAGAACTTCGCGTTCTGGCACTCGGCGACCTTCAACCAGAAGGCCGACAAGGTCGTCTTCACCGACGAGTTGGGCGGCGGCGGCGCCGCCACCTGTGACGAGGCCACCGGCCCGGAGCGCGGCGCCAACGGCATCTACGACGTCACCGGCAAGGGCGACAAGCGCAAGCTCGTCTTCAAGAGCTACTACAAGATCCCGCGCCACCAGGCCGCGACCGAGAACTGCGTGGCCCACAACGGCTCGCTGATCCCGGTCAAGGGCAAGGACCTGATGGTCCAGGCGTGGTACCAGGGCGGCGTCTCCGTCTGGGACTTCACGAACTCCTCGAAGCCGAAGGAGATCGGCTACTTCGAGCGCGGTCCCCTCAGCGCCGACACGATCCAGACCGGCGGCTCCTGGTCGGCGTACTACTACAACGGCTACGTCTACTCGAACGACATCGCGAAGGGCTTCGACGTCCTGAAGATCGACGACAAGCGGACGGACCCCGCCGAGCGGGTCCGCGTCCGTGAGCTCAACGTCCAGACCCAGCCGGACTACTTCGACTGA
- a CDS encoding TetR/AcrR family transcriptional regulator has translation MSPRSASVNEELRRRSRERLLQATVELVSERGYEATTLGDIADRAGSARGLVSYYFPGKRQLLQSAVHRLMHRTLQAALEREPRTTDGDELLARAIDAILGLARDQPLLMRTHMAGILQADGFVRCPEQQHLAELLRDTVVRHGSPDVDTDYPLLRALLMGAVFAVLLPGAPMPAGALRGELFQRYGLAWELGVPPGDEPPDGTHARVDDQAAQETRSARRPTQSK, from the coding sequence ATGTCCCCGCGTAGCGCATCGGTCAATGAAGAGTTGCGAAGGCGTTCCAGGGAACGGCTCCTGCAGGCCACGGTCGAGCTGGTGAGCGAGCGCGGCTACGAGGCGACGACACTCGGCGACATCGCGGACCGCGCGGGCTCGGCCCGCGGTCTGGTGTCGTACTACTTCCCCGGCAAGCGCCAGCTCCTCCAGTCGGCGGTGCACCGCCTGATGCACCGCACGCTCCAGGCCGCCCTGGAACGGGAACCGCGGACGACGGACGGGGACGAGCTCCTGGCCCGCGCCATCGACGCGATCCTGGGCCTGGCCCGGGATCAGCCGCTCCTCATGCGCACGCACATGGCGGGGATCCTCCAGGCCGACGGGTTCGTGCGCTGCCCGGAGCAGCAGCACCTCGCCGAGCTGCTCCGCGACACCGTCGTACGCCATGGGTCGCCCGACGTGGACACCGACTATCCGCTGCTGCGCGCCCTGCTGATGGGCGCCGTCTTCGCGGTGCTGCTCCCGGGGGCGCCGATGCCCGCGGGAGCGCTGCGGGGCGAGCTGTTCCAGCGGTACGGGCTCGCGTGGGAACTCGGCGTCCCGCCGGGCGATGAGCCGCCCGACGGGACGCATGCGCGAGTGGACGATCAGGCCGCGCAGGAGACGCGGTCCGCTCGGCGGCCGACTCAGTCGAAGTAG
- a CDS encoding DUF2630 family protein produces MDQEQILSRISSMVDDERTLRDSLASGAIDEATERARLGALERELDRCWDLLRQRRAKAEFGENPDEARVRPAAEVEGYRS; encoded by the coding sequence ATGGATCAAGAGCAGATTCTGTCCCGGATCTCGTCGATGGTCGACGACGAGCGGACGCTGCGGGACTCCCTGGCGTCGGGAGCCATCGACGAGGCGACGGAGCGCGCGAGGCTCGGCGCGCTCGAACGTGAACTGGACCGGTGCTGGGACCTGCTGCGCCAGCGGCGCGCGAAGGCGGAGTTCGGCGAGAACCCGGACGAGGCGCGGGTGCGGCCCGCCGCCGAGGTCGAGGGCTACCGCTCATGA
- a CDS encoding (4Fe-4S)-binding protein translates to MGAERGKPYRGQRITVTFDARRCLHAAECVRGLPQVFDTGRRPWISPDAAPADEVADVVRRCPSGALQYEEADGTTERPTGPTTVERTADGTLVLRGDLRIAAAGGPEVRETRVMLCGCGASGNQPYCDHSGPCGTSGEA, encoded by the coding sequence ATGGGCGCCGAGCGGGGCAAGCCGTACCGAGGACAGCGCATCACCGTCACCTTCGACGCGCGGCGGTGTCTGCACGCCGCGGAGTGCGTACGCGGGCTCCCCCAGGTCTTCGACACCGGGCGCCGCCCCTGGATCTCCCCCGACGCGGCCCCCGCGGACGAGGTCGCCGATGTCGTGCGCCGCTGTCCGTCCGGGGCGCTGCAGTACGAGGAGGCGGACGGGACGACGGAGCGGCCGACCGGCCCCACCACCGTCGAGCGCACGGCCGACGGCACGCTCGTGCTCCGCGGCGATCTGCGGATCGCGGCGGCGGGCGGCCCCGAGGTGCGGGAGACGCGCGTGATGCTGTGCGGCTGCGGGGCGAGCGGGAACCAGCCGTACTGCGATCACTCGGGCCCCTGCGGAACGTCCGGCGAGGCCTGA
- a CDS encoding phosphatase PAP2 family protein, translated as MHSAAPLDSPPSPPRPRKSRAALVAAVLCVPSLLLILLVELEWGPLGTVDGDIARTTHRWAVAHDGLTHASRILTDWVWDPWTMRALCAVAVVWLALRGAYWLALWIAATCAVGTLVQQGLKAAVDKPRPTWPDPVDSAHFAAFPSGHAMTATVACGLFLWLLRTYGAGPAVWRTGVTITVVSVIGVGVTRIWNGVHWPSDVVGGWLLGALMVALAIATYEHRPGTRTPETT; from the coding sequence ATGCACTCCGCCGCACCCCTCGACTCGCCGCCCAGTCCACCCCGTCCGCGAAAGTCCCGTGCCGCGCTCGTCGCCGCGGTCCTGTGCGTCCCCTCGCTCCTGCTGATCCTCCTGGTGGAGCTGGAGTGGGGCCCGCTGGGCACCGTCGACGGCGACATCGCGCGCACCACGCACCGCTGGGCCGTCGCGCACGACGGCCTCACCCATGCGAGCCGCATCCTGACCGACTGGGTGTGGGACCCCTGGACGATGCGCGCGCTGTGCGCGGTGGCCGTGGTGTGGCTCGCCCTGCGCGGCGCGTACTGGCTGGCGCTGTGGATCGCCGCCACCTGCGCGGTGGGCACCCTGGTGCAGCAGGGCCTCAAGGCCGCGGTCGACAAGCCGCGCCCGACATGGCCGGACCCGGTGGACTCCGCGCACTTCGCCGCCTTCCCCTCGGGGCACGCCATGACGGCGACGGTCGCCTGCGGGCTGTTCCTGTGGCTCCTGCGCACGTACGGCGCCGGGCCCGCCGTGTGGCGCACGGGCGTGACGATCACGGTGGTCTCCGTGATCGGGGTCGGTGTGACCCGGATCTGGAACGGCGTTCACTGGCCGTCGGACGTCGTGGGCGGCTGGCTCCTGGGCGCCCTGATGGTGGCCCTCGCGATCGCGACGTACGAACACCGACCCGGCACCCGCACACCGGAGACCACATAA
- a CDS encoding M56 family metallopeptidase translates to MLLPVALLLLGALTAVVAPRLLARADWPEREPVVALWAWQCVVAGVLMCCALSMTLSAAAAWQAVRGHVFAPAPHDVVDAYALGAGGVWAPATAVALALGGVWTAAMLTREIVRARARRRKGRSELLRRAPLLPGEEPGADRLVVLEGERPDAWWLPGAAPQLVITTAALRRLKGRQLDAVLAHEQGHAQARHDWLLHCSGALATGFPQVPVFAAFRGEMHRLVELAADDVASRRFGRLTIALALIELNEDRGVFGPCPTPQAHVPQRVHRLLSARPRLTAGRRLRLTAAAALVPVVPLLVTFVPGLRALG, encoded by the coding sequence ATGTTGCTCCCCGTTGCGCTGTTGCTGCTGGGCGCCCTCACCGCCGTCGTCGCCCCGCGCCTCCTCGCACGCGCCGACTGGCCGGAGCGCGAACCGGTGGTCGCGCTGTGGGCGTGGCAGTGCGTCGTGGCGGGTGTGCTCATGTGCTGTGCCCTGTCGATGACCCTCAGCGCCGCCGCCGCGTGGCAGGCCGTGCGGGGCCACGTCTTCGCCCCCGCGCCGCACGACGTGGTCGACGCGTACGCGCTCGGGGCGGGCGGCGTCTGGGCGCCCGCGACCGCCGTGGCGCTGGCGCTGGGCGGCGTGTGGACCGCCGCGATGCTGACCCGGGAGATCGTTCGCGCGCGGGCCAGGCGCCGCAAGGGGCGCAGCGAACTACTCCGGCGCGCACCGCTGTTGCCCGGCGAGGAGCCCGGCGCCGACCGTCTCGTCGTCCTGGAGGGCGAGCGCCCCGACGCATGGTGGCTGCCGGGCGCGGCGCCCCAACTGGTCATCACCACCGCGGCGTTGCGCCGCCTCAAGGGCCGTCAGCTCGATGCCGTGCTCGCCCATGAGCAGGGGCACGCGCAGGCGCGGCACGACTGGCTCCTGCACTGCTCGGGCGCGCTGGCCACGGGGTTCCCGCAGGTACCGGTCTTCGCCGCGTTCCGGGGCGAGATGCACCGCCTGGTCGAGCTGGCCGCCGACGACGTGGCTTCGCGGCGCTTCGGGCGCCTGACGATCGCCCTCGCGCTGATCGAGCTCAACGAGGACCGGGGCGTCTTCGGCCCCTGCCCGACCCCGCAGGCGCACGTGCCGCAGCGGGTGCACCGGCTGCTGTCCGCACGGCCGCGGCTCACTGCGGGGCGGCGGCTTCGGCTGACCGCGGCCGCGGCGCTGGTTCCGGTGGTTCCGCTCCTGGTGACGTTCGTGCCGGGGCTGCGCGCGCTGGGCTAG
- a CDS encoding DUF5134 domain-containing protein: protein MHGPVHAGWLLVALCAATGSYCLLRMRSRIEEQRRTAGGEALMGFGMALMALPAAVLTPPRWAWLAYVAVFGAAALRALWAARQNRHHLHHLVGACAMVYMAAAMAATPTAHTGHGGGGAPALTGALLLYFAGYVLWSGVRLLPVPTLAAAEGAGGGTVTGWADRTELAMVCRLSMGITMIAMLLTL from the coding sequence GTGCACGGACCGGTGCATGCCGGCTGGCTGCTCGTCGCGCTGTGCGCGGCGACCGGGTCCTACTGCCTGCTGCGGATGCGCAGCAGGATCGAGGAACAGCGCCGGACGGCCGGCGGCGAGGCGCTCATGGGGTTCGGGATGGCGTTGATGGCCCTGCCCGCAGCCGTGCTGACCCCGCCGCGGTGGGCCTGGCTCGCCTATGTGGCCGTGTTCGGCGCGGCGGCTCTCCGCGCGCTCTGGGCGGCCCGGCAGAACCGCCACCACCTGCATCATCTGGTCGGCGCCTGCGCCATGGTCTACATGGCAGCGGCCATGGCCGCGACCCCCACCGCCCACACGGGCCACGGCGGCGGAGGCGCGCCGGCGCTCACCGGAGCACTGCTGCTCTATTTCGCCGGGTACGTGCTCTGGTCGGGGGTGCGCCTCCTGCCCGTACCGACGCTCGCGGCGGCGGAGGGAGCCGGCGGCGGCACGGTCACGGGGTGGGCCGATCGCACGGAGCTCGCGATGGTGTGCCGTCTCTCCATGGGGATCACCATGATCGCGATGCTCCTGACGCTGTAG
- a CDS encoding FUSC family protein, which yields MSSTPSTSPTSGHSRVRRLPLAGVLRPGKPSDIWFKPASSVVVATAIPNLTLLAIGRLDLVMYTMAGSFCALYTHNLPYAARARALAGVVVGMLASVGIAMVAASLTTSAAVLVAVGALLAAAQKTLCDATRIGPPGHLIFTFISSATLFAPQAIGQVPGHLALTLGAGAVAWLVGMAPALLRPHGPERRATARALRAAAAYAEASGPGRERARPGAAAAVHAAWQSLLATGARTAARRALERLVIRAEEALAAPAAADPAQLRDWAAGLRGTGAVPRPGDVRPEAEDELLGVEAELAAGSAKGSLWRRLGPGSPLLPIALRTAVGCALAGYASLALGVGRPYWALVTAASLYQANVTLTWNRGVQRVVGNLVGVLAFAAIVPLAHLSQAALIVCCLALAFGAEALIGRNYWLGSVCVTPMALLVTEFARFQQPGELILDRVVDTFVGALLGIVAAIAVTNRRAADHIELAIDATDRARARAEQALAAPLTGPDALRPARRGLTAALVDLRTAHDAAAGEWWQRALPEQRVMVAEQAGHRTLAATVRGTEHGERVRV from the coding sequence ATGAGCAGTACACCCAGTACGTCCCCCACCTCCGGCCACTCCCGCGTCCGCCGCCTCCCGCTGGCCGGTGTGCTGCGTCCGGGCAAGCCCTCCGACATCTGGTTCAAGCCCGCGTCCAGCGTCGTCGTCGCCACCGCGATACCGAATCTGACGCTCCTCGCGATCGGCCGCCTTGACCTCGTCATGTACACGATGGCCGGATCGTTCTGCGCGCTCTACACCCACAACCTCCCCTACGCCGCGCGGGCCCGCGCCCTCGCCGGAGTCGTCGTCGGCATGCTCGCGAGCGTCGGGATCGCCATGGTCGCCGCCTCGCTCACCACGTCGGCGGCGGTGCTCGTCGCGGTCGGGGCATTGCTCGCCGCCGCGCAGAAGACGCTCTGCGACGCGACCCGCATCGGCCCGCCCGGCCACCTCATCTTCACGTTCATCAGCTCCGCCACGCTGTTCGCGCCGCAGGCCATCGGGCAGGTCCCCGGCCACCTGGCCCTGACCCTCGGCGCGGGCGCCGTGGCCTGGCTCGTCGGCATGGCTCCGGCCCTGCTCCGGCCCCACGGCCCCGAGCGCCGAGCCACCGCGCGGGCCCTGCGCGCGGCGGCCGCCTACGCCGAGGCCTCGGGCCCCGGCCGTGAGCGCGCCCGGCCGGGGGCGGCCGCAGCCGTGCACGCGGCCTGGCAGTCACTGCTCGCCACAGGTGCCCGCACGGCGGCCCGCCGCGCCCTGGAGCGCCTGGTGATCCGCGCCGAGGAGGCCCTGGCGGCCCCCGCGGCGGCGGATCCCGCCCAGCTGCGCGACTGGGCGGCGGGCCTGCGCGGCACGGGTGCGGTGCCGCGCCCCGGCGACGTACGGCCCGAAGCGGAGGACGAACTCCTGGGAGTGGAAGCCGAGTTGGCGGCGGGCTCGGCCAAGGGCTCCTTGTGGCGGCGCCTCGGCCCCGGGTCGCCGCTGCTGCCCATCGCGCTGCGCACGGCGGTCGGCTGCGCGCTCGCGGGGTACGCGTCGCTGGCGCTCGGCGTCGGCCGCCCCTACTGGGCTCTTGTCACGGCGGCCTCGCTCTACCAGGCCAACGTCACGCTCACCTGGAACAGGGGAGTGCAGCGCGTGGTCGGCAACCTCGTCGGAGTGCTCGCCTTCGCCGCGATCGTCCCGCTGGCCCACCTGAGCCAGGCCGCGCTGATCGTCTGCTGCCTGGCCCTGGCCTTCGGGGCGGAGGCGCTGATCGGCCGCAACTACTGGCTGGGCAGCGTGTGCGTCACGCCGATGGCGCTCCTGGTCACCGAGTTCGCCCGCTTCCAGCAGCCCGGAGAGCTGATCCTCGACCGGGTCGTGGACACGTTCGTGGGGGCACTGCTCGGCATCGTCGCGGCGATCGCCGTCACCAACCGGCGCGCCGCCGACCACATCGAGCTGGCCATCGACGCCACCGACCGGGCCCGCGCCCGCGCCGAGCAGGCCCTGGCGGCCCCGCTCACCGGCCCCGACGCCCTGCGCCCGGCGCGCCGCGGCCTGACGGCCGCCCTCGTGGACCTGCGCACCGCCCATGACGCGGCGGCGGGCGAATGGTGGCAGCGCGCCCTGCCGGAACAGCGGGTGATGGTCGCCGAGCAGGCAGGACACCGTACGCTCGCGGCGACGGTACGCGGCACGGAGCACGGCGAGCGCGTACGGGTGTGA
- a CDS encoding MarR family winged helix-turn-helix transcriptional regulator translates to MRNGSERDATSDAAAHAGDGGAGGVRGASGADGPATSPTSSPAGAAGSAPGAPRDTVAAVVRQWQAVRPDIDTGPMEVIGRINRCAALLQQAEDAPLRRVGLTRPEFDLLGALRRTGHELTPGELARETFSSGAAVTKRLKQLQERDLVDRRADTRDRRVSHVGLTATGRELVDSILPDQLAYETVVLAGLDENGQGQLSDLLGELLAQLEGRLGLSPGFRG, encoded by the coding sequence ATGAGGAACGGGAGCGAACGGGACGCGACGTCGGACGCCGCGGCCCATGCGGGAGACGGCGGTGCGGGCGGTGTACGCGGTGCGAGCGGCGCGGACGGTCCCGCGACCAGTCCCACGAGCAGCCCCGCGGGCGCGGCGGGCAGTGCCCCGGGAGCGCCCCGCGACACCGTCGCCGCCGTCGTGCGGCAGTGGCAGGCGGTGCGGCCGGACATCGACACCGGCCCCATGGAGGTCATCGGCCGCATCAACCGCTGCGCGGCCCTCCTGCAGCAGGCCGAGGACGCCCCGCTGCGCCGCGTCGGCCTGACCCGCCCCGAGTTCGACCTCCTCGGCGCGCTGCGCCGCACCGGCCACGAGCTGACCCCCGGCGAACTGGCCCGCGAGACCTTCTCGTCGGGCGCCGCCGTCACCAAGCGCCTCAAGCAGCTCCAGGAGCGCGACCTGGTCGACCGGCGCGCCGACACCCGTGACCGCCGCGTCTCGCACGTCGGTCTGACCGCAACGGGCCGCGAACTGGTCGACTCGATCCTGCCCGACCAACTGGCCTACGAGACCGTGGTACTCGCAGGCCTCGACGAGAACGGCCAGGGTCAACTCAGCGATCTGCTGGGCGAGTTGCTCGCGCAGCTGGAGGGGCGACTCGGTCTCTCGCCCGGCTTCCGGGGCTGA
- a CDS encoding FadR/GntR family transcriptional regulator, translating into MAADDTDLFRPVTPVRAYQRVAEQIEERILSGDLPPGSRLPAERELVNRFGVGRSTVREALRVLQSAGLIRSRPGDPLGAEVLGVSPDNLSQALGRLTRSSVSTLGELVQFRMVLDAESNRLAARLHGADDLARMREQITRMESLSGGGPASLHAFSEADALFHRAIAEASGNSLLGLCARAVHEAVVEVIEKKIAGVTDTTAWMERSIAHHREVLAAITAGDGPLAARLGRTALHEYYAEHVEPETRELLAASVEDH; encoded by the coding sequence ATGGCCGCCGACGACACCGACCTGTTCCGGCCGGTCACACCGGTCCGCGCCTATCAGCGGGTGGCGGAGCAGATCGAGGAGCGCATCCTCAGCGGTGATCTGCCACCGGGCTCCCGGCTGCCCGCCGAGCGCGAGCTGGTCAACCGCTTCGGCGTGGGCCGCTCCACGGTCCGCGAGGCACTGCGCGTCCTGCAGTCGGCGGGCCTGATCCGCTCCCGGCCCGGCGATCCGCTGGGAGCCGAGGTGCTCGGCGTCTCGCCCGACAACCTCAGCCAGGCCCTGGGCCGCCTCACCCGCTCCAGCGTGTCCACGCTCGGTGAACTGGTGCAGTTCCGCATGGTGTTGGACGCCGAGAGCAACCGTCTGGCGGCGCGCCTGCACGGCGCGGACGACCTCGCCCGGATGCGCGAGCAGATCACCCGGATGGAATCCCTCAGCGGCGGCGGTCCCGCCTCCCTGCACGCGTTCAGTGAGGCGGACGCGCTCTTCCACCGCGCGATCGCCGAGGCGAGCGGCAACTCCCTCCTCGGCCTGTGCGCACGCGCCGTGCACGAGGCGGTGGTCGAGGTCATCGAGAAGAAGATCGCGGGCGTCACGGACACGACGGCCTGGATGGAGCGCTCCATAGCCCATCACCGCGAGGTCCTGGCGGCGATCACCGCGGGCGACGGCCCCCTCGCGGCCCGCCTGGGCCGCACCGCGCTGCACGAGTACTACGCGGAGCATGTCGAGCCCGAGACAAGGGAGTTGCTGGCGGCTTCCGTCGAGGATCACTGA
- a CDS encoding M20 family metallopeptidase: MHTSSRHTGSGDTSSRGTGSRDTGSGHSGSAGPLTDPAVDSAAVVAFTQDLVRLRTVNAAGATEVERPAAELVARLFTEFGWAYDVVEVAPGRPNTVAVIEGGGGDGPTLMFEGHIDVVTEGDPGDWSVDPYGAEIRDGKLWGRGSADMKSGVAAMIYGVRALQLAGPFPGRVVLGVLCDEEGLMLGAKAFAATPLAREVDGVIVCEPEGYEVCTSARGGIRLRLDLDGVMAHGAMPQEAKSPIVAGARIVEALGRAQDWAQERYGTHPHAGSVTVTPTVLLGGDPDQLNVIPAHGLVGIDVRTIPGTDHAELIERVRQFAVDAAGSVGVGVGLTVVDDRPAIELPEDHPVVAALVDGHRQVHGDPPPFGAVPGTTDGTILTRDAGLPTVVYGPGGKWIAHQKDEFVEVREIVEYTRVYAAAARSFLNGATGGAR; this comes from the coding sequence ATGCACACCAGCTCACGGCACACCGGCTCAGGGGACACCAGCTCACGGGGCACCGGCTCACGGGACACCGGCTCCGGGCACTCCGGATCCGCCGGGCCCCTCACCGACCCGGCCGTCGACTCCGCCGCCGTCGTCGCCTTCACCCAGGATCTGGTCCGGCTGCGCACCGTCAACGCGGCCGGAGCCACCGAGGTCGAGCGGCCCGCCGCCGAACTCGTCGCCCGGCTCTTCACCGAGTTCGGCTGGGCCTACGACGTGGTGGAGGTCGCGCCGGGCCGGCCCAACACCGTCGCCGTCATCGAGGGCGGGGGAGGCGACGGGCCGACCCTGATGTTCGAAGGGCACATCGACGTCGTCACGGAGGGCGATCCGGGCGACTGGAGCGTCGACCCCTACGGAGCCGAGATCCGGGACGGCAAGCTGTGGGGCCGCGGCTCCGCCGACATGAAGTCCGGTGTCGCGGCGATGATCTACGGAGTGCGGGCCCTCCAGCTCGCCGGTCCCTTCCCGGGCCGCGTCGTCCTCGGCGTGCTCTGCGACGAGGAAGGGCTGATGCTCGGCGCGAAGGCGTTCGCCGCCACCCCGCTCGCGCGCGAGGTGGACGGGGTGATCGTCTGCGAGCCGGAGGGGTACGAGGTGTGCACCTCCGCCCGTGGCGGCATCCGGCTCCGGCTCGATCTCGACGGGGTGATGGCCCACGGCGCCATGCCGCAGGAGGCCAAGAGCCCCATCGTCGCAGGCGCGCGCATCGTCGAGGCGCTCGGCCGCGCGCAGGACTGGGCCCAGGAGCGGTACGGCACCCACCCGCACGCCGGGAGTGTGACGGTCACGCCCACCGTGCTGCTCGGCGGGGACCCGGACCAGCTCAACGTCATCCCCGCCCATGGGCTCGTCGGCATCGACGTACGCACGATCCCCGGCACCGATCACGCGGAACTCATCGAGCGCGTACGGCAGTTCGCGGTCGATGCGGCCGGGAGCGTGGGGGTGGGCGTCGGGCTCACCGTCGTCGACGACCGGCCCGCCATCGAACTCCCCGAGGACCACCCGGTGGTCGCCGCGCTCGTCGACGGACACCGTCAAGTGCACGGTGACCCACCGCCGTTCGGTGCCGTACCCGGCACCACGGACGGGACCATCCTGACCCGGGACGCCGGTCTGCCGACCGTCGTCTACGGCCCCGGCGGGAAGTGGATCGCGCACCAGAAGGACGAGTTCGTCGAGGTGCGCGAGATCGTCGAGTACACACGGGTGTACGCCGCCGCGGCCCGCTCCTTCCTGAACGGCGCCACCGGAGGTGCGCGATGA